Part of the Zingiber officinale cultivar Zhangliang chromosome 6A, Zo_v1.1, whole genome shotgun sequence genome, TTCCACGCTCAATGATGCTATCTGTGAAGCCCAGAAGACTTATTAATTCTTCGTTGGGTGTCATTTACACATTCTATCTTTCCTTCTTTCAAATTGTCATTTTGTTTGAAATCTAATTGATTGATGTCTATTTTTATGCATTCCAAACTATCGTTTGGGCTTCAGGCCAATCACGATCCCCTCGAAACGATATGTGTCTTCTCCGTCAACCTCTGCAATAGAAGAAAGGAGCATTGATCTGTACCCTATGAATTCTTACTTCTTGGAGTGCAAAGACTataagaagaacaaaggtcacAATTCTAGCGAACTACTTCGACAAAGATCTCATCTTGGATTCTCCTGCTGCTTTTCTCCGCCTGAGACGATCAGCCTAGAAACCAGCTTCCGCAAGAATCACGATGAGCAAGAGGGATCTTACAATTCCTATGCTGATTCCCCGTCTTCAGAAATATCTTCTGCATTTCTTGTTCCCATGCTGTCGCAAGCAGACACAGAAATGGAGGATGTGATACTGGAACTGGAAGGGGATAGCCATAGGCAAGGAGCAGGAAGCTCCTCCTACAAGATTGAAATCAACGACCGTGGCATGGGAGATAGAGAAGGATCTGATGCCATAGATGAGGCGATTGCATGGGCCAAGCAGAAGTTTTGGGATCATCAGGTTAGCCAAGGAGATGAAAAACTTGACTCCATGAATCAGAGCAAAGAGGATCCAGTTGGTATTTGCTGAGCAAGACTGAAGCTTCATAGCTTTCCCCTTTGCCCTGTATAAATATACTTTAAGAGGCAGAATCACAAACAAACCGCAGCAGCAGCCGAACATGATTCTCTTGGTTTATGATGTTTTATAGAATCAAAGACTTGTTGATGCGTTGTGTGAGTGATTTATAAACTGGTACTAGTGTTTTGCTTGGATTTCTAATATCTATTGATCCCCTTCCTCCTCTGCTGAAAGGTTTGTTTAGTTTTACTTACAAGTGTTAGCAA contains:
- the LOC121993817 gene encoding uncharacterized protein LOC121993817; protein product: MDESWRASIGSMIPRRRSTEETRGRRGRWADSSSGGALGPDDFRDVFGGPPRTVLLHRFSGELHAPGDPKNGNFYDDPFRRPDLQRRIPRPAADGRGIQGFGSRARARMVKTEEGFYDDIFGSDCIGDRRSRSKSKSSSSVLSSEDVGPPIWAASSMAEDAILSSFTSKLRPITIPSKRYVSSPSTSAIEERSIDLYPMNSYFLECKDYKKNKGHNSSELLRQRSHLGFSCCFSPPETISLETSFRKNHDEQEGSYNSYADSPSSEISSAFLVPMLSQADTEMEDVILELEGDSHRQGAGSSSYKIEINDRGMGDREGSDAIDEAIAWAKQKFWDHQVSQGDEKLDSMNQSKEDPVGIC